In one Haemophilus parainfluenzae genomic region, the following are encoded:
- the cas2 gene encoding CRISPR-associated endonuclease Cas2: MAQYLIGYDISDPKRLQRIYRKMTHYATPIQYSIFLLDGSEKLLKQCLAEIMLIFNKKEDDLRVYPLPTNTTQWRLGKSSLPEGIIWTALPTSLTL, translated from the coding sequence ATGGCTCAATATTTAATTGGTTATGACATTTCAGATCCCAAAAGATTGCAACGAATTTATCGTAAAATGACACATTATGCGACGCCAATTCAATACAGCATTTTTTTATTAGATGGCTCAGAGAAATTGCTCAAACAATGTTTGGCTGAAATTATGTTAATCTTTAATAAGAAAGAGGATGATTTAAGAGTTTATCCTTTGCCTACCAATACAACACAATGGCGACTAGGAAAATCAAGTTTGCCAGAAGGTATTATTTGGACAGCCTTGCCAACAAGCTTGACATTATAA